A single window of Gimesia chilikensis DNA harbors:
- a CDS encoding Flp family type IVb pilin: protein MSRCIKQFWNDEGGFVLSAELVIILTVAVLAMIVGLTYVQSAVITEFNDIGNALSSLNQTYAYSGFQSWSYFGKYKAFYAGSAYGTYPRGAAMLGYNGAACNYGNQTYGGSYSQDIPLQQETVEQPCEICRPDEVIEEPAVDCPHCQPGEPMLAPEPEPKVVAPPKN from the coding sequence ATGAGTCGTTGTATTAAACAGTTCTGGAATGATGAAGGCGGTTTCGTGCTGTCAGCCGAACTGGTCATTATTCTGACCGTGGCAGTACTGGCGATGATCGTCGGTCTTACCTATGTGCAGTCAGCAGTCATTACCGAATTTAATGACATTGGAAATGCACTGTCTTCATTGAACCAGACTTATGCTTATTCCGGATTTCAGTCCTGGAGCTATTTCGGTAAGTACAAAGCTTTTTATGCCGGGTCTGCTTACGGCACTTATCCTCGCGGTGCAGCGATGCTGGGATATAATGGCGCAGCCTGCAACTATGGAAATCAGACTTACGGAGGCAGCTATTCCCAGGATATTCCACTGCAGCAGGAAACTGTCGAACAGCCTTGTGAAATCTGCAGGCCCGATGAAGTGATTGAAGAGCCTGCCGTCGATTGTCCACACTGTCAGCCTGGAGAACCGATGCTGGCTCCGGAACCAGAGCCGAAAGTCGTTGCTCCACCCAAGAATTAA
- a CDS encoding class I SAM-dependent methyltransferase, with protein MTEASHQRLTIDQFTRQAVPFTKLPGHSTSLELLAELSQLKGTDEVLDVACGPGIVACYFAEKAQRVTGVDLTPEMLRQARRRQEEQGVKNLEWVEGSGETLPFPDDRFSLVVSRYAFHHFERPETVLAEMCRVCQPGGIVLVADVCLPAEQVAAYDALEKLRDPSHVHVLSRDEICTLFENQKLQQIQFGEYKVELNVEEQLAASFPVPGGAEEFRRLLENDVTENRFGVSAHQEAGALCYAVPIVAAAGRKP; from the coding sequence ATGACAGAAGCATCTCATCAGCGTTTGACGATTGATCAGTTCACCAGACAGGCGGTACCGTTTACGAAACTTCCGGGCCACTCGACTTCTCTGGAACTACTGGCTGAACTGTCTCAATTGAAAGGCACAGATGAGGTACTGGATGTCGCCTGTGGGCCGGGAATTGTCGCCTGTTATTTTGCGGAAAAAGCACAGCGTGTGACCGGTGTGGACCTGACGCCGGAAATGCTGAGACAGGCACGACGGAGGCAGGAAGAGCAGGGGGTGAAGAATCTGGAGTGGGTAGAAGGGAGCGGTGAGACGCTTCCGTTTCCAGATGACCGTTTTTCTCTGGTCGTCAGTCGTTATGCGTTTCATCATTTTGAGCGACCTGAGACTGTATTAGCCGAGATGTGTCGTGTTTGCCAGCCGGGGGGAATCGTGTTGGTGGCGGATGTCTGTCTGCCAGCAGAACAGGTGGCAGCATACGATGCACTGGAAAAACTGCGTGACCCCTCGCACGTGCATGTATTGAGTCGGGACGAAATCTGCACGTTGTTTGAGAATCAAAAACTTCAGCAGATTCAATTCGGCGAATACAAAGTGGAGTTGAACGTCGAAGAACAGCTGGCGGCTTCGTTTCCCGTTCCAGGCGGAGCAGAGGAATTCCGCAGACTACTGGAAAATGACGTGACAGAGAACAGGTTTGGCGTCTCCGCACATCAGGAGGCTGGGGCACTGTGCTACGCTGTGCCGATCGTGGCGGCTGCGGGGAGAAAGCCTTAG
- a CDS encoding DUF1801 domain-containing protein: protein MPTRNPAIDDYLAELQHWQTEATQLRKILLKSPLTEELKWRSPCYTFQNKNVVILGCFKDFCSLSFFKGVLLKDPDQVLARPGKNSRAARLIRFTTLQEINDLEPVVQSYILEAIELEKAGRKVDLQQEAEPELPHELQDQFKNNPALKKAFTALTPGRQRAYLIHFSAPKQSQTRVSRIEKLTPQILEGKGLHDCTCGLSRKLPRCDGSHKTLR, encoded by the coding sequence ATGCCGACCAGGAACCCCGCTATCGACGACTATCTAGCTGAGTTACAACACTGGCAAACAGAAGCCACACAGCTCAGAAAAATCCTGCTCAAGTCACCGCTGACTGAGGAACTGAAATGGCGCAGCCCCTGTTACACATTTCAGAACAAAAACGTCGTCATTCTGGGTTGCTTCAAAGATTTCTGCTCACTCAGCTTCTTCAAGGGTGTTTTGCTGAAAGATCCTGATCAGGTTCTCGCCAGACCTGGCAAGAACTCGCGGGCTGCGCGGCTGATCCGGTTCACAACGCTGCAGGAAATCAATGATCTCGAACCGGTTGTGCAAAGCTACATCCTGGAAGCCATCGAGCTGGAGAAAGCAGGCCGTAAGGTAGATCTGCAACAGGAAGCGGAACCGGAGCTTCCTCACGAACTGCAGGATCAATTCAAAAACAACCCGGCCTTGAAAAAAGCATTCACAGCCCTCACACCCGGCAGACAACGAGCCTACCTCATCCACTTTTCCGCCCCCAAACAATCCCAGACCCGCGTCTCCCGGATTGAAAAACTGACTCCACAGATCCTCGAGGGTAAAGGACTGCATGACTGCACCTGTGGACTCTCGCGGAAACTCCCCCGCTGTGATGGATCACATAAAACCCTGCGCTGA